One segment of Methylocella silvestris BL2 DNA contains the following:
- a CDS encoding DUF6282 family protein, translating to MGPLQKYTALMALLLFAAPSGSALAQVREDRGHPSEHGPPYQALRFPEDYGRKDATVKLDDGTKISWYVLDSTILWPRDNTVGDAWTSFNTPTNNKNNPGPTIDRHLSDPILRGAIDLHAHHGPDSYPRYGDAFEVAKLMQERGMRGAVFKNHWQETASIAFLVRKYAVPGTGFLAFGAVCMDTPEGGVNPNAIRYMSDVQGGFGAIVWMPTHDSEHEVQTLKQARPYVRVSDNGKLLPEVFEVLDLIKERNLTLATGHVSADEMMLIVKAARKRGITKIIITHANLGAQYTDPTIDQLQEVVAKGAVVEFVSGQTAQAAIIDKIRKLGPQNVLISSDSGLPGTNHTDALVTAIQRLRTAGFKEADLKRMFQDNPAKAIGLPVL from the coding sequence ATGGGTCCATTACAAAAGTACACGGCACTGATGGCGCTTCTGCTTTTTGCGGCGCCGAGCGGCAGCGCCCTTGCCCAAGTCCGCGAGGACAGGGGTCATCCGTCGGAACACGGCCCGCCGTATCAGGCTCTGCGGTTCCCGGAGGACTACGGTAGGAAGGACGCCACGGTCAAATTGGACGATGGGACCAAGATCAGCTGGTATGTGCTCGACTCCACCATCTTGTGGCCAAGGGACAATACGGTTGGGGATGCTTGGACATCTTTCAATACGCCAACGAATAACAAAAATAATCCTGGTCCGACCATCGACCGGCATCTGAGCGATCCCATCCTGCGGGGCGCGATCGATCTCCACGCCCATCACGGCCCTGACTCCTATCCGCGCTATGGAGACGCTTTCGAGGTCGCCAAGTTGATGCAGGAGCGCGGGATGCGCGGCGCGGTCTTCAAGAACCATTGGCAAGAGACGGCGAGCATCGCCTTTCTGGTCCGCAAGTACGCGGTGCCTGGCACCGGTTTCCTGGCGTTCGGCGCCGTCTGCATGGACACTCCGGAAGGCGGCGTCAACCCAAACGCCATCCGATACATGTCGGATGTCCAAGGCGGCTTTGGAGCGATCGTCTGGATGCCGACCCACGATTCCGAGCACGAGGTTCAAACCCTCAAGCAGGCTAGGCCCTACGTCCGCGTCTCCGATAACGGCAAGTTACTGCCCGAGGTCTTCGAGGTGCTAGACCTCATCAAGGAACGCAATCTCACCCTCGCCACAGGCCATGTCTCTGCTGATGAAATGATGCTCATCGTCAAGGCAGCGAGGAAGCGCGGAATCACCAAGATCATCATTACCCACGCCAATCTAGGCGCGCAATACACCGACCCGACTATCGACCAGCTCCAGGAGGTCGTCGCCAAGGGCGCTGTCGTCGAGTTTGTGTCTGGCCAAACCGCGCAAGCCGCTATCATCGACAAGATTCGCAAGTTGGGCCCCCAGAATGTCCTCATCAGCAGCGACTCCGGCCTGCCCGGGACCAATCACACCGACGCGCTTGTGACGGCCATTCAACGCCTGCGCACGGCGGGATTCAAAGAGGCGGACCTCAAACGGATGTTTCAGGACAACCCCGCAAAGGCGATAGGGCTGCCTGTTCTGTAG
- a CDS encoding carboxylesterase/lipase family protein, which translates to MFKISKLRLWARSRPRGLRLSAGAAMALGLMFALGARAPLESAAAGPLVNTKEGPVKGVIGNGVAQFLGIPYAEPPIGDLRWRPPKKHAPWSGVLQATAYGPVCAQSNLFGVFAGPANNNEDCLYLNVFTPNIDPAGREKLPVIVWIHGGGNVDGETPGYDGSKLAAQGHTVVVTMEYRLNVFGWLSHPALDNEGHLFGNYGLLDQQLVLKWVQRNIAQFGGDKNNVTVGGQSSGALNAALSMVSPLAKGLLHRVICQSYCPAPLLPGGYSTPLATAEARGVAFAVAAGCGSGTDAATAKCLRSLTAAQAGALRGNFTAGQGVVDGQIVPMQPMTAFATGQFNHVPLINGDVEDEQNFFLAITEYNSNTNNALRTPPTAEQYLAYVNNTFGTSAYPAGTPARILARYPLNAYATPQLVWDRVGTDASICGQRVLDKILAPQIPVYVYEFADQTAPFYFPKMPGLVSLAYHTSDIQYLFPLWSGGPSPPSIVRYLNNKQEKLSDQLVAFWANFAWTGNPNGQGNSPWPRYTTRPSKPAWLIQKTPASSTMTDAQYAALRNCDLWDSVVPPLP; encoded by the coding sequence ATGTTCAAGATTTCAAAGCTGCGGCTTTGGGCGCGTTCGCGGCCGCGCGGTCTAAGGCTCTCCGCTGGCGCGGCGATGGCGCTAGGCTTGATGTTTGCGCTCGGAGCGCGTGCGCCGCTTGAGAGTGCTGCCGCGGGCCCTCTGGTGAATACGAAAGAGGGGCCCGTCAAAGGCGTTATCGGCAACGGCGTCGCTCAGTTTCTCGGCATTCCTTATGCGGAGCCGCCAATCGGAGATCTACGCTGGCGACCGCCGAAAAAGCACGCCCCCTGGAGCGGCGTTTTACAGGCGACCGCGTATGGACCTGTCTGCGCGCAAAGCAACCTATTCGGAGTGTTCGCCGGGCCAGCCAACAATAACGAAGACTGCCTCTATCTAAACGTCTTTACGCCGAACATCGATCCTGCAGGCAGGGAGAAGCTCCCGGTCATTGTCTGGATCCATGGCGGCGGCAATGTCGATGGTGAAACGCCCGGATACGACGGGAGCAAACTAGCCGCGCAGGGGCATACCGTCGTCGTGACAATGGAATACCGCCTCAACGTTTTTGGTTGGTTATCTCATCCGGCCCTGGACAATGAGGGACATCTCTTCGGCAACTATGGCCTCCTCGATCAGCAACTTGTGCTGAAGTGGGTGCAACGCAACATCGCGCAGTTCGGTGGCGACAAAAACAACGTCACCGTCGGCGGCCAATCCTCGGGAGCGCTCAACGCGGCCCTCAGTATGGTGTCGCCACTTGCAAAGGGATTGCTGCATCGCGTGATCTGTCAAAGCTACTGTCCTGCCCCGCTTCTGCCAGGCGGGTACTCGACCCCCTTGGCGACCGCGGAGGCCAGAGGTGTCGCCTTTGCGGTTGCGGCCGGTTGCGGCTCTGGCACGGATGCTGCCACCGCCAAATGTCTCCGCAGTCTGACGGCGGCGCAAGCTGGAGCGCTCCGGGGTAATTTCACTGCAGGGCAAGGCGTAGTCGACGGCCAAATTGTTCCGATGCAGCCAATGACCGCCTTCGCCACGGGACAGTTTAATCATGTGCCCCTGATAAATGGCGACGTTGAGGACGAACAAAACTTTTTCCTCGCAATTACCGAGTATAACTCCAACACAAACAATGCGCTTCGTACCCCGCCGACTGCAGAGCAATACTTGGCCTATGTCAACAATACTTTTGGCACGAGCGCATACCCGGCCGGCACGCCGGCGCGGATTCTAGCTCGCTATCCGCTGAATGCCTATGCAACGCCGCAACTGGTTTGGGACAGGGTCGGCACAGACGCCTCGATATGCGGGCAACGGGTGCTTGATAAAATACTGGCGCCTCAGATACCGGTTTACGTCTATGAGTTTGCCGACCAGACGGCGCCGTTCTACTTTCCGAAGATGCCGGGATTGGTTTCTCTCGCGTATCACACTTCCGATATCCAGTATCTCTTTCCGCTTTGGAGCGGTGGACCGTCGCCGCCCAGCATCGTGCGTTATCTGAACAATAAGCAGGAGAAGCTCTCAGACCAACTCGTCGCCTTCTGGGCCAACTTTGCCTGGACGGGCAATCCCAACGGGCAAGGCAATTCCCCGTGGCCGCGCTATACAACCCGCCCGTCGAAACCCGCCTGGCTGATTCAGAAGACCCCAGCCAGTTCGACGATGACTGATGCCCAATACGCAGCGCTTCGCAACTGCGACCTATGGGATTCGGTCGTGCCGCCACTGCCGTGA
- a CDS encoding alpha/beta hydrolase — protein MRLRRRVFRPISRHIAGLACIAAILSVFPVASVGLAQDYGQYKRPQVIAKRGNFFVGGTRNAKDQIVGQMYVEYAIPQTQTHTYPLVFVHGGGQIGVGWNETPDGREGWAQYFLRKGYAVYVVDQPGRGRSPYNSQMGPLSDPGDSLTVRRLFAAPERYNIWPAAKFHTRWVGPAVDGDPTFDQFLASQAAAIDNTAQEPLTADALIALLEKIGPSILVPHSQPGFPAWLVADRRPDLLKALVTIEPGGPPVVALKPLGTLNLPWGLTLNPLHYRPAVSDPSQLKFVDTPIQGDPYVKSCLLQKEPARQLPRIAQVRILYLSSEAGYNTLWDPCTTRYLTQAGVKFTWTRLQDIGIRGNSHFMFIEKNSDQVAGVVLDWLQKNVKD, from the coding sequence ATGAGACTTCGTCGTCGGGTCTTTCGACCCATCTCACGACATATCGCCGGACTCGCTTGCATCGCCGCGATACTATCTGTGTTTCCTGTTGCTTCCGTCGGGCTGGCTCAAGATTATGGACAGTACAAAAGACCTCAGGTCATCGCGAAACGCGGTAACTTCTTTGTCGGTGGAACGCGCAACGCCAAGGACCAAATCGTCGGTCAAATGTACGTGGAATATGCGATTCCACAGACGCAGACGCACACTTATCCGCTGGTCTTCGTTCACGGCGGCGGCCAGATTGGCGTTGGCTGGAATGAAACGCCTGACGGTCGGGAAGGGTGGGCACAGTATTTCCTTCGTAAAGGATACGCCGTCTACGTCGTCGATCAGCCTGGGCGCGGCCGCTCTCCCTATAATTCCCAAATGGGGCCCCTCAGCGATCCAGGCGATTCCCTGACGGTTCGAAGGCTCTTCGCGGCGCCGGAGCGCTACAACATCTGGCCGGCCGCGAAATTCCACACACGCTGGGTCGGGCCGGCGGTGGACGGCGATCCGACGTTTGATCAGTTCCTCGCCTCGCAGGCGGCGGCAATCGACAACACGGCGCAGGAGCCGCTGACTGCGGACGCGCTGATTGCCCTCCTAGAGAAAATTGGCCCCTCTATTCTGGTGCCACATTCGCAGCCGGGATTTCCTGCCTGGCTGGTGGCCGACCGCAGGCCCGATCTCCTGAAAGCGCTGGTCACGATCGAGCCGGGCGGACCGCCGGTCGTCGCGCTGAAACCACTTGGGACGCTAAACCTTCCGTGGGGGCTGACCCTCAATCCGCTTCATTACCGCCCGGCAGTCTCAGACCCGTCTCAGCTAAAATTTGTCGACACGCCTATTCAGGGCGACCCTTACGTCAAGAGCTGTCTGTTACAAAAGGAGCCCGCCCGCCAGCTGCCGAGGATCGCACAAGTACGCATCTTATATCTTTCGAGCGAGGCAGGGTACAATACGCTCTGGGATCCGTGCACGACGCGATATCTCACTCAGGCCGGCGTGAAATTCACGTGGACCAGACTGCAGGACATAGGGATCCGGGGGAATAGTCATTTCATGTTTATCGAGAAGAACAGCGACCAGGTGGCTGGCGTGGTTCTCGATTGGCTCCAAAAGAACGTCAAAGACTGA
- a CDS encoding IS3 family transposase has translation MHEIVHTRIRCGYRRVHILLKREGRAIGKNLVYRLYREEGLALRGKRPRRRKMAVHRKPRHRPKQLNEACSLDFIHSATARSFGP, from the coding sequence ATGCACGAGATTGTTCACACCCGCATTCGATGTGGCTATCGGCGTGTCCACATCTTGTTGAAACGCGAGGGCCGGGCGATCGGCAAGAACCTGGTTTACCGGCTTTATCGCGAAGAAGGGCTTGCTCTTCGCGGCAAGCGGCCGCGTCGACGCAAAATGGCGGTTCATCGCAAACCGCGACATCGACCGAAGCAGCTGAATGAAGCCTGCAGCCTCGACTTCATTCACTCAGCAACGGCGAGAAGTTTCGGGCCTTGA
- a CDS encoding PRC-barrel domain-containing protein gives MTGSGHHRGTPKSWKTTTFVGAATECCNSECDRGSFDDAFGVALTKVDPHTVATGQRASKIVGASVVNDADETVGKVDDLLITPTERAPYAILSVGGILGLGSKYVVIPFSSLQMQDKRIMLPCATKDQIKAASKALPDLDCQRLTAEYADNGQGPKLLAVAE, from the coding sequence TTGACTGGCTCGGGGCACCACCGGGGCACGCCCAAATCCTGGAAAACCACGACCTTCGTCGGCGCGGCGACTGAGTGTTGTAACAGCGAGTGTGATCGCGGCTCTTTTGACGACGCCTTCGGCGTCGCTTTGACCAAGGTCGATCCTCATACGGTGGCGACGGGCCAACGCGCGTCGAAAATTGTCGGCGCCTCCGTAGTGAATGACGCGGACGAAACGGTGGGCAAAGTCGACGATCTCCTCATAACACCGACCGAGAGGGCGCCCTACGCTATATTGTCTGTCGGCGGCATTCTCGGGCTTGGATCGAAATATGTCGTCATCCCCTTTAGCTCGCTGCAGATGCAAGATAAGCGCATCATGCTTCCCTGCGCCACGAAGGATCAGATCAAGGCCGCCTCGAAGGCGTTGCCCGACCTCGATTGCCAGCGCCTCACGGCTGAATACGCCGACAATGGTCAAGGCCCGAAACTTCTCGCCGTTGCTGAGTGA